A single window of Paenibacillus sp. SYP-B4298 DNA harbors:
- a CDS encoding stalk domain-containing protein, protein MYSKFRKRTRQTGWIIISATLLAGTLVAAPLHPHAIAHAEPAAAVSAIPAEQEQAATYRIIAIGDSLTAGYEPGLSEDSKPYGYVERIYEQALFHGRAAYSNYGILGLKLDGLNNWLKAAYSGASITADDIQAGLLDPRTASFAAATGKLHNDIAQADLVLITIGGNDFKGLFDQLPSGRSVSDAWLAQELEHYEQSLESSIRMIAAISPTAKIVISDQYSPIPNLPLIMSAEDYDYLLDAAAGLKERLEQVVNKLTQEGYAVKGAYSASSFVKHEASSTHILSKDIHPNQQGYGYIADGFTEAIWGEKRMVAEREEGVPISIVVDGTELRTANKPVIRANRTYVAFRDIAEAMGATTQWDNSSRTVTITYGMKEVSLRIGEPAMTMNGKRVAIDTPAYLQQVGKERKTYVPLAVLADGLGFQVEYRAPIRTAFINK, encoded by the coding sequence ATGTATAGTAAGTTCAGGAAAAGGACGCGGCAAACAGGCTGGATTATTATATCCGCCACCTTGTTGGCAGGCACCCTTGTTGCCGCCCCGCTGCATCCTCACGCCATAGCCCATGCCGAGCCAGCAGCAGCAGTGTCCGCTATCCCTGCAGAGCAGGAGCAGGCCGCCACTTATCGCATCATCGCCATCGGCGACTCGCTGACCGCGGGGTATGAGCCGGGACTAAGCGAGGACTCGAAGCCCTATGGCTATGTGGAGCGTATCTATGAGCAGGCATTATTCCATGGGCGTGCAGCCTACAGCAACTACGGTATTCTCGGACTGAAGCTGGACGGGCTGAACAACTGGCTCAAGGCAGCCTACAGCGGGGCTTCCATCACGGCGGACGACATTCAAGCCGGGCTGCTCGATCCGCGCACAGCCTCGTTCGCCGCAGCGACAGGCAAGCTGCACAACGACATAGCGCAGGCCGATCTGGTATTGATCACAATCGGAGGCAATGATTTCAAGGGATTATTCGATCAACTCCCCTCTGGCCGCAGCGTATCGGACGCTTGGCTCGCACAGGAGCTGGAGCACTATGAGCAATCACTGGAGAGCTCGATTCGTATGATAGCTGCCATCTCGCCCACAGCGAAGATCGTCATATCTGACCAATATTCGCCGATTCCCAATTTACCGCTTATTATGTCCGCGGAGGACTACGATTATCTGCTGGATGCAGCGGCAGGCTTGAAGGAAAGACTGGAGCAGGTGGTGAACAAGCTGACACAGGAGGGTTATGCGGTGAAGGGAGCTTACTCCGCCTCCTCATTCGTCAAGCACGAGGCCTCATCCACTCATATTTTGTCTAAGGACATCCATCCGAACCAGCAAGGCTATGGGTATATAGCCGATGGCTTCACGGAGGCCATCTGGGGGGAAAAACGTATGGTCGCAGAACGCGAGGAGGGGGTCCCGATCTCCATTGTCGTCGACGGGACAGAACTGCGGACGGCGAATAAGCCGGTCATCCGGGCGAACCGCACCTATGTAGCCTTTCGTGACATCGCCGAGGCGATGGGGGCAACCACACAATGGGACAACTCGTCCAGAACGGTTACCATCACTTATGGCATGAAGGAGGTCTCCCTGCGCATCGGCGAGCCTGCTATGACCATGAACGGCAAGAGAGTCGCTATCGACACCCCAGCCTATCTGCAGCAGGTGGGCAAGGAGCGCAAAACCTATGTGCCTCTGGCCGTGCTGGCGGACGGCTTGGGCTTCCAGGTTGAATATCGGGCGCCGATACGAACCGCCTTTATCAATAAGTAA
- the gltB gene encoding glutamate synthase large subunit, whose product MTEKRLGLPPKQGLYDPQYEKDACGMGFVANIKGRKSHSIVRQALTVLENMEHRGGQGSEPNTGDGAGILLQIPHGFFAAELKKQGIELPGEGDYAVGMVFLPHEESQRAEHERILERIIREEGQTLIGWRTVPTNDEKLGESAKAAKPFVRQVFVAKAAQLEGELPFERKLYVIRKRAELSIRYAGLEGGDMFYFPSFSSKKIVYKGMLTTEQVRSFYLELNDESVETAIALVHSRFSTNTFPSWERAHPYRYLIHNGEINTLRGNVNWMHARQTLFASELFGEDMSKIKPVINPDGSDTAMFDNTLEFLYLAGRPLTHVAMMMVPEPWSNHESMDDEKKAFYEYHSTLMEPWDGPAAMAFTDGTQIGALLDRNGLRPARYYVTKDDVIILGSEAGTVHVDPENVLYKDRLRPGRILLVDTKEGRIVSDEEVKQEIASAKPYRQWLDEHLIGLDGLPEARELPEPDSTAVRTRQLAFGYTFEDLRKVLEPMASSGVEPIGSMGYDAPLAVLSEKPQRLFNYFKQLFAQVTNPPIDAIREEIITSTGTTIGPERNLLNPEAESCRHIRLATPILSNEEFAKLRHVRRPGFKSITLPIFFPASRGEEGLRAALTEMCEAADRIIAKGHNIIILSDRGMDKENAAIPSLLAVSSLHHHLIRQGTRTQVSILLESGEPREVHHFALLLGYGVSAVNPYLAFETLDDMIRQGLLTGVTHEKAVKNFIKAATKGIVKILSKMGISTIQSYRGAQIFEAVGLQEELINDYFTWTPSRIGGVGLDVIAEDTLKAHRHAFEGKEGTDKELDSGGDYQWRKDGEDHLFSPQTIHTLQMACRTNDYATYKKFSFLVQGEDKKYLTLRSLLSFRTDGGSVPIDEVESVESIVKRFKTGAMSYGSISQEAHESLAIAMNRIGGKSNTGEGGEDPARFIPDSNGDSRRSAIKQVASGRFGVTSNYLVNADEIQIKMAQGAKPGEGGQLPGRKVYPWVAEVRGSTPGVGLISPPPHHDIYSIEDLAELIHDLKNANPRARINVKLVSEVGVGTIAAGVAKGRADVILISGYDGGTGASPMASMRHAGLPWELGLAETHQTLMLNNLRDRVVVECDGKIMNGRDLAIAALLGAEEFGFSTAPLVVLGCVMMRVCQLDTCPVGVATQNPELRKKFMGDPAHVANYMLFVAQELREIMAELGFRTIEEMVGRVDKLETRELIHHYKAKGIDLSPLLHQPEVPADASRYCIQEQNHGLEQSLDMQELIPHAQAALNHGEPVRGTWPICNTNRVVGTILGSEVTRRYGAKGLPEDTISYHFVGSAGQSFGAFIPKGITLSLEGDSNDYVGKGLSGGKVIVAPSPKATFAAEDNVIIGNTALYGATSGEAYIRGIAGERFAVRNSGATIVVEGVGDHGCEYMTGGRVVVLGGTGRNFAAGMSGGVAYVYDPKGEFYSKCNLEMVLLERLEDEAEIAELKGYIERHTELTGSAVGNRVLADWHNTLSDFVRVIPKDYKRMLAQIQKMHDSGLEGQEALLAAFEANMRELARVGGN is encoded by the coding sequence ATGACAGAGAAACGTTTGGGTTTGCCGCCAAAACAAGGCTTGTACGATCCGCAGTATGAGAAGGACGCTTGCGGGATGGGTTTCGTAGCCAATATTAAAGGGCGCAAATCGCACAGCATCGTGCGGCAGGCGCTAACCGTTCTGGAGAACATGGAGCATCGCGGCGGACAAGGCAGCGAGCCGAATACCGGGGACGGCGCAGGTATTTTGCTCCAGATTCCGCATGGATTTTTTGCTGCGGAGCTGAAGAAGCAGGGCATTGAGCTGCCAGGAGAAGGCGACTATGCCGTGGGTATGGTATTCCTGCCGCATGAGGAGTCGCAGCGTGCAGAGCATGAGCGCATCCTGGAGCGCATCATTCGCGAGGAAGGCCAGACATTGATCGGATGGCGAACTGTACCTACGAATGATGAGAAGCTGGGCGAGTCAGCGAAGGCAGCCAAGCCATTCGTCAGACAGGTATTTGTGGCGAAGGCTGCGCAGCTTGAAGGCGAGCTGCCTTTCGAGAGAAAGCTGTATGTCATCCGCAAGCGCGCTGAGCTGTCGATCCGCTATGCAGGGCTTGAGGGCGGAGACATGTTCTACTTCCCGAGCTTCTCCAGCAAGAAGATCGTCTACAAGGGCATGCTGACGACAGAGCAGGTGCGTTCCTTCTATTTAGAACTGAATGATGAATCGGTAGAGACGGCGATTGCGCTCGTTCACTCCCGCTTCAGCACGAACACCTTCCCGAGCTGGGAACGTGCGCATCCGTACCGTTACCTCATTCATAATGGCGAGATCAATACGCTTCGCGGCAACGTCAACTGGATGCATGCGCGCCAGACGCTGTTCGCCAGCGAGCTGTTCGGCGAAGACATGAGCAAGATCAAGCCTGTTATTAATCCCGATGGCTCCGATACGGCGATGTTTGACAACACGCTGGAGTTTCTGTATCTGGCTGGCCGTCCGCTCACTCATGTAGCCATGATGATGGTGCCGGAGCCGTGGTCGAACCATGAGAGCATGGATGATGAGAAGAAAGCATTCTATGAATATCATAGCACGCTGATGGAGCCATGGGATGGCCCGGCGGCGATGGCCTTTACCGATGGCACGCAGATCGGTGCGCTGCTTGACCGCAATGGTCTTCGGCCTGCACGATATTATGTCACCAAGGATGATGTCATTATTCTCGGCTCCGAGGCGGGAACCGTCCATGTCGATCCTGAGAATGTGCTCTACAAGGACCGCCTGCGCCCAGGCCGCATCCTGCTCGTCGATACGAAGGAAGGCCGCATCGTCTCGGACGAGGAAGTGAAGCAGGAGATTGCATCTGCTAAGCCTTATCGGCAATGGCTGGATGAGCATCTGATTGGACTCGACGGGCTGCCTGAGGCGCGCGAGCTTCCTGAGCCGGACTCTACCGCAGTGCGCACGCGCCAACTGGCGTTCGGCTACACCTTCGAGGATCTGCGCAAGGTGCTGGAGCCGATGGCAAGCAGCGGGGTAGAGCCGATCGGTTCGATGGGATATGACGCCCCGCTGGCTGTACTGTCAGAGAAGCCGCAACGGCTGTTCAACTATTTCAAGCAGCTATTCGCACAAGTGACGAACCCGCCGATCGATGCGATCCGCGAGGAGATCATTACATCGACGGGCACGACGATCGGACCGGAGCGCAATCTGCTGAACCCGGAAGCGGAGAGCTGCCGTCATATTCGGCTGGCTACGCCGATCCTGTCTAATGAAGAGTTCGCGAAGCTGCGCCATGTGCGTCGCCCAGGCTTCAAGTCGATTACACTGCCGATCTTCTTCCCTGCGAGCCGCGGAGAGGAAGGGCTGCGCGCTGCATTGACGGAGATGTGCGAGGCTGCCGATCGGATTATTGCGAAGGGCCATAATATTATTATCCTGTCCGATCGCGGCATGGATAAGGAAAATGCGGCGATTCCATCCCTGCTGGCCGTGTCGAGCCTGCATCATCATCTCATTCGCCAGGGCACGCGTACTCAGGTAAGCATTCTGCTTGAATCGGGCGAGCCGCGCGAGGTGCATCATTTTGCGCTGTTGCTCGGATATGGCGTGAGCGCCGTCAACCCTTATCTGGCATTCGAGACGCTTGACGATATGATTCGCCAAGGCTTGCTGACTGGCGTAACGCATGAGAAGGCTGTGAAAAACTTCATTAAGGCGGCTACGAAGGGGATTGTCAAAATATTGTCCAAAATGGGCATCTCGACGATTCAGTCGTATCGCGGGGCGCAAATTTTCGAAGCGGTCGGCCTGCAAGAAGAGCTGATCAACGATTATTTCACCTGGACGCCTTCCCGTATCGGGGGAGTCGGTCTTGATGTCATAGCTGAGGATACGCTCAAGGCGCATCGCCACGCCTTCGAGGGTAAGGAAGGCACCGATAAGGAGCTGGATTCTGGGGGCGACTACCAGTGGCGCAAGGACGGGGAGGATCATCTGTTCAGTCCGCAGACGATTCATACGCTGCAGATGGCTTGCCGTACCAACGACTATGCGACCTACAAGAAATTCTCATTCCTGGTGCAGGGCGAGGATAAGAAGTACCTGACGCTGCGTTCCCTGCTCTCCTTCCGCACGGATGGCGGCTCGGTGCCAATCGACGAGGTGGAGAGCGTAGAGTCGATCGTGAAGCGGTTCAAGACAGGCGCGATGTCCTATGGCTCGATCAGCCAGGAGGCGCATGAGAGTCTGGCGATTGCGATGAACCGGATCGGCGGCAAGTCCAACACAGGCGAGGGCGGGGAAGACCCGGCGCGCTTCATCCCGGACAGCAACGGCGATTCCAGACGGAGCGCAATCAAGCAGGTGGCCTCCGGCCGCTTCGGTGTCACGAGCAATTATCTGGTCAATGCCGATGAGATTCAGATCAAGATGGCGCAAGGCGCGAAGCCTGGCGAGGGTGGACAGTTGCCTGGGCGCAAGGTGTATCCATGGGTAGCAGAGGTGCGCGGCTCCACGCCTGGCGTGGGTCTGATCTCGCCCCCGCCGCATCATGATATTTATTCGATCGAGGATTTGGCTGAGCTGATTCACGATCTGAAGAATGCGAACCCGCGTGCTCGCATTAACGTCAAGCTCGTGTCCGAGGTTGGTGTAGGCACTATCGCTGCGGGCGTCGCCAAGGGCCGCGCGGATGTCATTCTGATCTCGGGCTATGACGGAGGCACAGGCGCCTCGCCGATGGCTTCGATGCGGCATGCCGGGCTCCCGTGGGAGCTGGGTCTGGCCGAGACCCATCAGACGCTGATGCTGAACAATCTGCGCGATCGCGTCGTTGTCGAGTGCGACGGCAAGATTATGAACGGGCGCGATCTGGCGATCGCAGCGCTGCTGGGTGCCGAGGAATTCGGCTTCTCCACCGCGCCGCTCGTCGTGCTGGGCTGTGTCATGATGCGCGTCTGTCAACTGGACACCTGTCCGGTCGGCGTAGCCACGCAAAATCCGGAGCTGCGCAAGAAGTTCATGGGCGATCCGGCGCATGTGGCCAACTACATGCTGTTTGTCGCACAGGAGCTGCGCGAGATTATGGCGGAGCTGGGCTTCCGTACCATCGAGGAGATGGTTGGTCGCGTCGATAAGCTGGAAACCCGTGAGCTGATTCACCATTACAAGGCCAAGGGAATTGACCTGTCGCCGCTGCTTCATCAGCCTGAGGTGCCAGCGGATGCTTCACGTTACTGCATCCAGGAGCAGAACCACGGTCTGGAGCAGTCCCTGGATATGCAGGAGCTGATTCCGCACGCGCAGGCTGCGCTTAACCATGGCGAGCCGGTGCGCGGGACGTGGCCGATCTGCAACACGAACCGTGTTGTGGGTACGATTCTCGGCAGTGAGGTGACGCGCCGTTACGGTGCGAAGGGACTGCCGGAGGATACCATCTCGTATCATTTTGTCGGCTCTGCCGGCCAGAGCTTCGGCGCCTTCATTCCTAAGGGCATCACACTCTCGCTGGAGGGCGACTCCAACGACTACGTTGGCAAGGGGCTGTCCGGCGGTAAGGTCATCGTGGCGCCATCGCCTAAGGCGACCTTCGCAGCAGAGGACAATGTCATTATCGGCAACACGGCGCTGTATGGCGCAACCAGCGGGGAAGCCTATATCCGCGGCATCGCTGGCGAGCGGTTCGCGGTGCGGAACTCCGGGGCGACAATTGTCGTCGAGGGCGTAGGCGATCATGGCTGCGAGTATATGACGGGTGGACGCGTTGTTGTACTTGGCGGCACAGGCCGCAACTTCGCAGCCGGCATGTCCGGCGGTGTCGCTTATGTGTACGATCCGAAGGGCGAGTTCTATTCCAAGTGCAATCTGGAGATGGTGCTGCTGGAGCGACTGGAGGATGAGGCCGAGATTGCGGAGCTGAAGGGCTACATCGAGCGCCATACGGAGTTGACTGGCAGTGCAGTGGGCAACCGCGTGCTGGCTGATTGGCACAATACGCTGAGCGACTTCGTGCGCGTCATTCCTAAGGATTACAAGCGTATGCTGGCTCAAATTCAGAAGATGCATGACTCCGGTCTGGAGGGCCAAGAGGCGCTGCTGGCGGCATTTGAAGCCAATATGCGCGAGCTGGCTCGCGTAGGCGGCAACTAA
- a CDS encoding MGDG synthase family glycosyltransferase encodes MRKKRVLLLSEGFGSGHTQAAYALAAGLRELCPAVQTRVIELGKFLNPVVGPWITSAYRKTVSKQPKLVGMMYRTQYHKSLNRFTQLALHRVFYTQTSQVISQLKPDLIVCTHAIPNAVVSRLKRLGLHVPLYTLITDYDAHGTWRSPEVTKYLVSTEPVKNKLLAHGVPLQKIEVTGIPVHPNFWTTYDKNELQQQFSLKPMPTVLVMGGGWGLLSRNSLFEHMTKWRDHIQMIFCLGTNEKAREEMLANDSFRHPNIRVIGYTNEISKLMDVSDLLITKPGGMTCTEGLSKGIPMLFYEPIPGQEEENCEYFIRNGFGEMFQKETVERWFSLLQEPYAAGQTRRDLLTKRNQYYDPRQCSRAVLEMMP; translated from the coding sequence ATGCGTAAGAAAAGAGTGCTTCTGCTCTCTGAAGGGTTCGGTTCCGGACATACCCAGGCTGCCTACGCACTCGCTGCAGGCCTTAGAGAGCTGTGCCCTGCAGTGCAGACCCGCGTGATCGAGCTGGGCAAATTTCTCAATCCGGTGGTGGGCCCCTGGATTACATCCGCATACCGCAAGACCGTGAGCAAGCAACCCAAACTGGTGGGCATGATGTATCGCACCCAGTATCACAAATCACTTAACCGTTTCACTCAGCTTGCGCTTCATCGGGTCTTTTATACCCAGACTTCACAGGTCATCTCCCAGCTTAAGCCTGATCTGATCGTATGCACCCATGCGATTCCGAACGCTGTGGTGTCGCGGCTCAAGCGACTTGGACTTCATGTTCCCTTATATACGCTGATCACCGATTATGACGCCCATGGCACCTGGCGAAGTCCTGAGGTGACTAAATATCTGGTATCCACGGAGCCTGTCAAGAACAAACTACTGGCACATGGCGTGCCCTTGCAGAAGATTGAGGTAACCGGCATCCCAGTGCACCCGAATTTTTGGACAACCTATGACAAAAATGAGCTGCAGCAGCAATTCTCGCTCAAGCCCATGCCCACTGTGCTCGTCATGGGCGGAGGCTGGGGACTGCTAAGCCGCAATAGCTTGTTTGAGCATATGACGAAGTGGCGCGACCATATTCAGATGATCTTTTGCCTTGGCACGAATGAGAAGGCGCGCGAGGAGATGCTCGCTAACGATAGCTTCCGCCATCCGAATATCCGGGTGATTGGCTACACGAACGAGATTAGCAAGCTTATGGATGTGTCTGATCTGTTAATTACCAAGCCTGGAGGTATGACCTGCACCGAAGGGCTGAGCAAGGGCATCCCGATGCTGTTCTACGAGCCGATTCCGGGACAGGAGGAGGAGAACTGCGAATATTTCATTCGCAATGGCTTTGGCGAGATGTTTCAGAAGGAGACCGTAGAGCGCTGGTTCTCGCTGCTTCAAGAGCCTTATGCAGCCGGACAGACGCGCCGGGATCTGCTCACCAAGCGCAACCAGTATTATGATCCGCGCCAATGCTCAAGGGCTGTATTAGAGATGATGCCTTAA
- a CDS encoding sugar transferase, with protein sequence MSLSSPQEKGQLALEVRSYYAMKAKERKYIFYINMKRLLDIGAAVTGILLLSPLLLLIGILIKLEDRDGPVLFHQMRIGKDGKLFKMYKFRSMVRNAEQLLNTLQERNEISGAMFKIKHDPRVTRIGRFIRRTSLDELPQLINVLKGEMSLVGPRPALPREVAEYSSYHKQRLLVIPGCTGLWQVSGRSSLSFEQMVELDLKYIERSSLAFDLLLIMKTFRVLFGTKDAY encoded by the coding sequence ATGAGTCTGTCCTCCCCCCAAGAGAAAGGGCAGCTCGCCCTGGAGGTCCGCTCCTATTATGCAATGAAAGCAAAGGAACGGAAATATATCTTCTATATAAATATGAAGCGTCTCCTGGATATTGGCGCTGCCGTGACCGGCATCCTGCTGCTGTCGCCATTGCTCCTGCTAATCGGTATCCTGATCAAGCTGGAGGATCGAGATGGTCCTGTATTGTTTCATCAGATGCGGATTGGCAAGGACGGCAAGCTGTTCAAAATGTACAAGTTCCGTTCGATGGTACGCAATGCCGAGCAACTGCTGAACACGCTGCAGGAGCGAAATGAGATTAGCGGGGCGATGTTCAAGATCAAGCATGACCCGCGCGTAACCCGCATCGGACGGTTCATCCGCCGTACCAGCCTCGATGAGCTGCCGCAGCTCATCAATGTGCTGAAGGGCGAGATGAGCCTGGTCGGCCCACGTCCTGCATTGCCGCGAGAAGTAGCGGAATACAGTAGCTATCATAAGCAACGCCTGCTCGTCATTCCCGGTTGCACGGGCTTGTGGCAGGTGAGCGGTCGCAGCAGCCTCAGCTTCGAGCAGATGGTTGAGCTGGATCTGAAGTATATCGAGCGCAGCAGCCTTGCCTTCGACCTCTTGTTAATCATGAAGACGTTCCGTGTGCTATTCGGTACCAAGGATGCATATTAA
- a CDS encoding CpsD/CapB family tyrosine-protein kinase, whose product MRRSISDTNLVTLTNPKSPISEAYRTLRTNIQYSAIDSSIQVIMVASTQMGEGKTTTITNLAIAYAQEGKRVLLIDADMRKPSLHHVFSLTNRVGLSSLLSNQLHLDEVISDASIPNLHVITAGPIPPNPSEMLGSQRLHKLVAEMREQYDMILFDTPPVMAVTDSLVLSGLCDGVIMVVQAEKVKKDRVKKTKASLQHVNAPLLGVVLNNVQRHQGKIYHYYHKEDKK is encoded by the coding sequence ATGCGACGCTCAATCAGTGATACGAATCTCGTTACCTTGACCAATCCCAAATCTCCGATCTCCGAAGCGTACCGTACCTTGCGAACCAACATCCAGTATTCAGCCATTGACAGCTCTATTCAGGTCATCATGGTTGCTTCAACGCAGATGGGGGAGGGCAAGACGACGACGATCACCAATCTGGCGATTGCTTATGCACAGGAGGGCAAGCGGGTGCTGCTGATTGATGCAGATATGAGAAAGCCCTCGCTCCATCATGTCTTCTCCTTGACGAACCGTGTCGGCTTATCCAGCCTGCTCTCCAATCAACTGCATCTGGATGAAGTGATTAGTGACGCCTCCATCCCTAACTTGCATGTTATTACAGCAGGGCCGATCCCCCCGAATCCTTCAGAGATGCTAGGCTCCCAACGGCTGCACAAGCTGGTGGCCGAGATGCGGGAGCAGTATGACATGATTCTGTTTGACACGCCGCCCGTCATGGCGGTGACAGATAGTCTGGTCTTGAGCGGTTTATGCGATGGAGTCATTATGGTGGTGCAGGCGGAGAAGGTGAAGAAGGATCGTGTCAAAAAAACAAAGGCCAGCCTTCAGCATGTGAATGCGCCCTTGCTTGGAGTTGTCCTGAATAATGTGCAACGGCATCAAGGTAAGATTTATCACTATTATCATAAAGAGGATAAAAAATAG
- the galU gene encoding UTP--glucose-1-phosphate uridylyltransferase GalU, which yields MKKVRKAIIPAAGLGTRFLPATKAMPKEMLPIVDKPTIQYIVEEATASGIEDIIIVTGKGKRAIEDHFDHAFELEHNLFSKGKLGLLDEVRRSSNVDIHYIRQKEAKGLGHAVWCARNFIGNEPFAVLLGDDIVEAEVPCIQQLAAQYEQTGRSVIGVQHVPASQTHRYGIVDPLSSQGRLYQVNGFVEKPPQGQAPSTLAIMGRYVLTPDIFDFLDEQEEGAGGEIQLTDAIQKLNVQQGVLAYDFEGVRYDVGEKLGFILTTLEFALKNEELRLPLLSMLEDLLGKERLHHLLVSRGEGA from the coding sequence ATGAAAAAGGTCAGAAAAGCCATTATTCCTGCTGCTGGACTGGGAACCCGATTTTTGCCTGCTACCAAAGCGATGCCTAAAGAGATGCTGCCCATCGTAGACAAGCCAACCATTCAGTATATTGTCGAGGAAGCAACCGCCTCGGGCATTGAGGACATCATCATCGTCACAGGCAAGGGAAAACGAGCCATTGAGGATCACTTTGACCATGCATTCGAGTTGGAGCATAATCTGTTCAGCAAGGGTAAGCTCGGTCTGCTGGATGAAGTGCGCCGTTCCTCCAATGTAGATATTCATTACATCCGGCAAAAGGAGGCCAAAGGGCTCGGCCATGCGGTATGGTGCGCCCGCAACTTCATCGGCAACGAGCCGTTCGCTGTGCTGCTGGGGGACGATATTGTCGAGGCGGAGGTGCCCTGCATTCAGCAACTGGCAGCGCAGTATGAGCAGACCGGGCGTTCAGTGATCGGTGTCCAGCATGTGCCCGCCTCGCAGACGCATCGCTATGGCATCGTTGACCCGCTCAGCTCCCAAGGGCGGCTGTACCAGGTGAATGGCTTTGTCGAGAAGCCGCCGCAAGGTCAGGCGCCATCGACGCTTGCGATTATGGGACGTTATGTGCTAACGCCGGACATCTTCGACTTTTTGGACGAGCAGGAGGAAGGAGCAGGCGGCGAGATTCAACTGACGGATGCCATTCAGAAGCTGAATGTACAGCAAGGCGTATTGGCCTATGATTTTGAAGGAGTACGATATGATGTCGGGGAGAAGCTCGGATTCATCCTGACGACGCTGGAATTCGCCTTGAAGAATGAGGAGCTGAGGCTTCCGCTGCTGTCGATGCTTGAGGACCTGCTCGGCAAGGAGCGTCTCCACCATCTGCTGGTGAGCCGAGGTGAGGGCGCATGA
- a CDS encoding YveK family protein, with translation MSIVKKKMWLILAIVIIACTGAAIKTFFLTTPIYQANAKLIVNQATQIEGMSTVNYNTVQTNIMLINSYKEIIRSTAITSKVVEQYPEFQMTASQLSSGITVSAASNSQVMNIAFRSSSYERSANIVNAIAKVFKEQIPTIMKVDNVTLLNEASPEERSHPINTNPVMNMVMSFIVSLLLGIGLAFLLDYLDDTIKSEEDLERHIELPVLAAITRIHKDDMRVSRRTMSESYQQEVGENYATLNQ, from the coding sequence ATGAGTATTGTGAAAAAGAAAATGTGGTTGATCCTTGCTATCGTCATCATCGCTTGCACAGGAGCCGCGATCAAAACCTTTTTCCTGACAACACCAATCTATCAGGCCAATGCCAAATTGATCGTCAATCAAGCCACACAAATCGAAGGAATGTCTACCGTTAACTATAATACCGTGCAAACCAACATAATGCTAATAAATTCTTATAAAGAAATTATACGCTCTACCGCCATTACTTCCAAGGTTGTCGAGCAATATCCGGAGTTTCAAATGACCGCAAGCCAGCTATCCAGCGGAATTACAGTTAGTGCGGCAAGTAATTCTCAGGTGATGAATATTGCTTTTCGCAGCAGCTCCTATGAACGATCAGCCAATATCGTAAACGCGATTGCCAAAGTATTCAAGGAGCAGATCCCTACCATCATGAAGGTAGATAATGTGACCTTACTTAATGAGGCGAGCCCGGAGGAGCGGAGCCATCCGATCAATACGAATCCGGTGATGAATATGGTCATGAGCTTCATTGTCTCGCTGCTTCTGGGCATCGGCCTGGCCTTCCTGCTGGATTATCTGGATGACACGATCAAGTCAGAGGAGGATCTGGAACGGCATATTGAGTTGCCGGTGCTGGCGGCGATTACGAGGATTCACAAGGATGACATGCGTGTAAGCCGCAGAACAATGAGCGAATCCTATCAACAGGAGGTGGGTGAGAACTATGCGACGCTCAATCAGTGA
- the kapB gene encoding sporulation phosphorelay system protein KapB, giving the protein MEIGSIVKMPYKSGVYAGELLETSGPRSLVKVLAVLQHPEQGDLHHPYDPDVPMFHERRALSYTEKAWALTRELHPYSGEIPDYGESLLAALEAEWDKVDRLRRWAERGVDQLARLREEYRKQLS; this is encoded by the coding sequence ATGGAGATCGGTTCTATTGTGAAAATGCCCTATAAGTCCGGGGTTTATGCAGGGGAGCTGCTTGAAACGAGCGGCCCGCGTTCGCTCGTCAAGGTGCTCGCTGTACTACAGCATCCCGAGCAGGGTGATCTGCATCACCCGTATGACCCGGATGTGCCAATGTTTCACGAGCGGCGCGCACTGAGCTATACAGAGAAGGCATGGGCGCTGACGCGCGAGCTGCACCCGTATTCCGGGGAGATTCCAGACTATGGCGAGTCGCTGCTGGCGGCATTGGAGGCGGAATGGGACAAGGTGGATCGCCTCCGCCGCTGGGCAGAGCGCGGAGTGGATCAGTTGGCCCGGCTGCGCGAGGAATATCGGAAGCAGCTTTCCTAG
- a CDS encoding helix-turn-helix domain-containing protein: MDTGGRIAKLREERGWTQEQTSSMLGISRAALSHYEKNRREPDTETLLKFADLFQVSVDYLVGRTKLPSQVLDDNIRNFVDQLELSDDEIMARFSLTIDGLKLTPEEARRFIAFVRAERMMK, translated from the coding sequence ATGGACACTGGAGGACGTATTGCTAAACTGAGAGAGGAACGCGGATGGACGCAGGAACAGACTTCTTCGATGCTTGGCATTTCCCGCGCGGCACTGTCTCATTATGAAAAAAACCGGCGTGAGCCGGATACAGAAACCTTATTGAAGTTTGCGGATTTGTTCCAGGTTTCGGTGGATTACCTAGTTGGCCGCACGAAGCTGCCCTCTCAGGTTTTGGACGATAATATCAGGAATTTCGTTGATCAGCTAGAGCTTTCAGACGACGAAATAATGGCCCGATTCTCCTTAACCATTGACGGCCTCAAGCTTACCCCGGAGGAAGCAAGACGGTTCATCGCTTTTGTACGGGCAGAGCGCATGATGAAATAA